In one window of Spartinivicinus marinus DNA:
- a CDS encoding N-acetyl sugar amidotransferase, with protein MIKYCIKCLMPDTKPDLLFNEGICNACINYNTRERIDWDQRKKELIQIIDKYKNNKKWDCIIPVSGGKDSTYQVIQLLKLGVNPLCVTSTTCDLSDIGRRNIENIKNLGVDYVEFSPNPIIRRKLNHIGLTQVGDISWPEHVGIFTIPVRAAVQYNVPLIIWGENSQNEYGGPASAVENNTLDRSWLEEFGGLLGLRVSDVVGIDGIEQKHLVAYTYPSNEELTAVGVTGLFLGYYIPWDGYSNALLAQAYGFETLHWAVEGSAVNYENLDNYQTGIHDYFKYLKFGFGRATDITCLHIRRGRVSREDGLQIVQKNDGKFPWTYLGKSLEDILKPLNISLDQFIKICDQFTNKKIFKMDRRGNLVKDNEGNLIKLNYDNI; from the coding sequence GTGATAAAATATTGTATAAAGTGCTTAATGCCAGATACAAAACCTGATTTGTTATTCAATGAAGGAATATGCAATGCGTGCATTAACTATAATACCCGTGAAAGAATAGATTGGGATCAAAGAAAGAAAGAGTTAATACAAATTATTGATAAATACAAAAATAATAAGAAATGGGATTGTATTATACCTGTAAGTGGTGGAAAAGATAGTACTTATCAGGTAATTCAGTTACTTAAACTAGGGGTAAATCCCCTTTGTGTAACATCGACTACCTGTGATTTATCAGATATTGGTAGACGTAATATTGAAAATATTAAAAATCTTGGTGTTGATTATGTTGAATTTTCACCTAATCCTATTATTAGAAGAAAGTTAAATCATATAGGTTTAACTCAAGTAGGTGATATTTCATGGCCAGAACATGTGGGTATTTTTACAATACCTGTAAGAGCAGCTGTACAATATAATGTCCCTCTGATAATTTGGGGCGAGAATTCACAAAATGAATACGGTGGACCTGCTTCTGCCGTTGAGAATAATACACTGGATAGAAGCTGGTTGGAAGAATTTGGTGGACTTCTAGGATTAAGGGTTAGTGATGTTGTAGGTATAGATGGAATAGAACAAAAACACTTGGTTGCTTATACCTATCCAAGTAACGAAGAGTTAACAGCAGTCGGTGTGACAGGACTGTTTCTCGGATATTACATCCCATGGGATGGATATAGTAATGCATTATTGGCTCAAGCATATGGTTTTGAAACACTTCACTGGGCTGTTGAAGGTTCCGCTGTAAACTATGAAAATCTTGATAATTATCAAACAGGTATTCATGATTATTTTAAATATTTGAAATTTGGTTTTGGACGAGCAACAGATATAACATGTTTACATATAAGACGAGGAAGAGTTAGTAGAGAAGATGGACTTCAAATTGTCCAAAAAAATGATGGAAAATTTCCTTGGACTTATCTAGGTAAGTCACTTGAAGATATACTAAAACCGTTAAATATATCACTTGATCAATTTATTAAAATTTGCGATCAGTTTACAAATAAAAAGATATTTAAAATGGATAGAAGAGGCAACTTAGTAAAAGATAATGAGGGTAATCTAATAAAATTGAATTATGATAATATATGA
- a CDS encoding pseudaminic acid biosynthesis-associated methylase, whose amino-acid sequence MKTFKTEQEDFWFGEFGDKYITRNDENKYLSSNITLFSKILSKTKQVTSVVEFGCNIGLNLKAIDQLTDNIRLTGIEINQSAVEELRAWKKAEVLEGSILDYESKETFDFCLAKGVLIHINPEYLSKVYDKLYYFSKKYICICEYYNPTPVSLSYRGHNERLFKRDFAGEMLDSFSGLELVDYGFCYHRDSNYPQDDITWFLLKKI is encoded by the coding sequence ATGAAAACATTTAAGACAGAACAAGAAGATTTTTGGTTTGGTGAATTTGGTGATAAATATATTACTAGAAATGATGAAAATAAGTATTTATCAAGTAATATTACATTGTTTTCAAAAATTTTAAGTAAAACTAAGCAAGTTACATCTGTAGTTGAGTTCGGCTGTAATATAGGTTTGAATTTAAAAGCTATAGATCAACTAACTGATAATATTAGATTAACAGGAATAGAAATAAATCAATCTGCAGTTGAAGAATTAAGGGCTTGGAAGAAGGCTGAAGTTTTAGAAGGGTCAATTTTAGACTATGAAAGCAAGGAAACGTTTGACTTTTGCCTTGCAAAAGGTGTTCTGATACATATAAACCCAGAATATTTAAGTAAAGTGTACGATAAATTATACTATTTTAGTAAAAAATATATATGTATTTGTGAATATTATAATCCCACTCCAGTCTCATTATCTTATAGAGGTCATAATGAAAGACTTTTTAAAAGGGATTTTGCTGGTGAAATGTTGGATAGTTTTTCAGGTCTAGAGTTAGTGGATTATGGTTTTTGCTACCATAGAGATAGTAATTATCCTCAGGACGATATAACTTGGTTTTTGTTAAAAAAAATATGA
- a CDS encoding LapA family protein: protein MLVKLLNYLKWAGWLVLFVILLLAGVEFIGANQQEISIGFLGYSLEQIKLSVILIVVFIVGAVMGLISAAVLLIVLQLKNKQLKSKLKRRDDEIQKLRTSSL, encoded by the coding sequence ATGTTGGTTAAATTACTAAATTACTTGAAGTGGGCTGGCTGGCTAGTGTTATTTGTTATCTTATTGCTAGCGGGAGTCGAGTTTATTGGCGCTAACCAACAAGAAATCAGCATCGGCTTTTTGGGTTATTCGTTAGAGCAGATCAAATTGTCAGTAATACTGATAGTCGTATTTATTGTTGGTGCAGTGATGGGACTAATCTCAGCGGCTGTTTTGCTTATTGTACTACAACTGAAAAACAAACAGTTAAAGTCAAAGTTGAAGCGTAGAGATGATGAAATTCAAAAGCTTCGCACCAGTTCGCTATAA
- a CDS encoding Wzz/FepE/Etk N-terminal domain-containing protein, which yields MDIKNYSYENGISIKDIFIVLFREKITIFITTIVSLVLAISYLFIKTPIYKTEVIISKPYNSQIMELDAEGVFKITAEDVFSSFKEALKINKYFYKFYGNNRKLFSGYSIDNENVEASLSNIITEWNLNNFIDTKKEVKSTSFSIEYPSYVQGYILLNNYIKFVIEKEKTLFIDELDKIRNAKIKKLNHKISANKKAYEVIKKAQMEKINEAIFIARAIGLKKSYKLQEEGEGINSNIKSATVIKAEISNQQTPLYYRGYEALEAEKQTLVNRSKDDLFIPGIIDLEKQIYYLKQLNPEKDKIAVANLVHKAFKPGEKIKPRGGIVLLVSVFVGFILGMIIIYLKSVI from the coding sequence ATGGATATAAAAAATTATTCATATGAGAATGGGATATCAATAAAAGATATATTTATTGTTTTATTTAGAGAAAAAATAACAATTTTTATTACTACTATTGTTAGTTTAGTTCTTGCAATAAGCTATCTTTTTATTAAAACACCAATATATAAAACTGAAGTAATAATTAGTAAGCCTTACAACTCTCAAATAATGGAATTAGATGCTGAAGGGGTTTTTAAAATAACAGCAGAAGATGTTTTTTCATCTTTTAAAGAAGCACTGAAAATTAATAAGTATTTTTATAAGTTTTATGGAAATAATAGAAAACTATTTTCAGGATATAGTATAGATAATGAGAATGTTGAAGCTAGTCTGAGTAATATTATAACAGAATGGAACTTAAATAATTTTATAGATACTAAAAAAGAGGTAAAATCTACATCTTTTTCTATTGAATATCCTTCGTATGTACAAGGGTATATACTGTTAAATAATTATATAAAATTTGTAATAGAAAAAGAAAAAACTTTATTTATAGATGAGCTCGATAAAATAAGAAATGCAAAAATTAAAAAATTGAATCATAAAATTAGTGCAAATAAAAAAGCGTATGAAGTAATTAAGAAAGCACAAATGGAAAAAATAAATGAAGCTATTTTTATAGCAAGAGCAATAGGATTAAAAAAATCATATAAATTGCAAGAAGAAGGGGAAGGAATAAATAGTAATATAAAATCAGCTACAGTAATAAAGGCAGAAATAAGTAATCAACAGACCCCTCTATATTATAGGGGGTATGAGGCGTTAGAAGCAGAAAAGCAAACATTAGTAAATAGAAGTAAGGATGATTTATTTATACCAGGTATTATTGATCTTGAAAAACAAATTTACTATTTGAAACAGCTGAATCCGGAAAAAGATAAAATTGCAGTTGCAAATTTAGTACATAAGGCATTTAAGCCAGGTGAAAAAATAAAACCTAGAGGGGGAATTGTTTTATTAGTCTCAGTATTTGTTGGTTTTATTCTTGGAATGATAATTATATATCTAAAGTCTGTTATTTGA
- the rpsA gene encoding 30S ribosomal protein S1: MSESFAELFEESLKELDMKPGSIISGIVVDIDSDWVTVHAGLKSEGVIPKEQFFNESGELAIQVGDEVQVALDTVEDGFGETRLSREKAKRAEAWTELEAAYEAENIVKGIINGKVKGGFTVDINTIRAFLPGSLVDVRPVRDTAHLEGKELDFKVIKLDQKRNNVVVSRRSVLEAENSAEREALLESLQEGQEVKGIVKNLTDYGAFVDLGGVDGLLHITDMAWKRIKHPSEIVNVGDEILVKVLKFDRDRNRVSLGLKQLGEDPWVAVKNRFPEGARTSGRVTNLTDYGCFVELEEGVEGLVHVSEMDWTNKNIHPSKVVQLGDEVEVQVLDIDEERRRISLGIKQCKVNPWEEFSTKNNKGDKVKGNIKSITDFGIFIGLDGAIDGLVHLSDISWSEAGEEAVRKYKKGEEIETVILSIDPERERISLGVKQLEEDPFASYASLHEKGSIVKGVIKEVTAKAAVITLANEVEGTLKASEISRDRVEDATNVLKEGEELDTKIISIDRKNRVISLSIKAKDEADEKAALKELRKQELEASGPTTIGDLIKAQMDGGKE, translated from the coding sequence ATGAGCGAAAGCTTTGCCGAACTATTTGAAGAAAGTTTAAAAGAATTAGACATGAAACCTGGTTCCATCATCAGTGGAATCGTGGTTGATATTGATAGCGACTGGGTAACAGTCCATGCTGGCTTGAAGTCTGAAGGTGTTATTCCTAAAGAGCAGTTTTTTAATGAAAGCGGTGAGTTAGCCATTCAAGTTGGTGATGAAGTCCAAGTGGCTTTAGACACTGTAGAAGATGGATTTGGTGAGACTCGTTTATCCCGTGAAAAAGCCAAGCGAGCAGAAGCCTGGACTGAGCTGGAAGCAGCTTACGAAGCAGAAAATATTGTTAAAGGTATTATTAACGGCAAAGTTAAAGGTGGCTTTACGGTTGACATTAATACCATTCGCGCCTTCCTACCTGGCTCTTTAGTTGATGTTAGACCTGTTCGTGATACAGCTCACCTTGAAGGCAAAGAGCTTGACTTCAAGGTGATTAAACTGGACCAGAAACGCAATAACGTTGTTGTTTCTCGTCGTAGTGTACTAGAAGCAGAAAACAGTGCTGAGCGTGAAGCATTACTTGAGTCTCTACAAGAAGGCCAAGAAGTTAAGGGTATTGTTAAGAACCTGACTGACTATGGTGCTTTCGTTGACCTAGGTGGTGTTGATGGCCTACTACATATCACTGATATGGCTTGGAAACGCATTAAGCATCCTAGCGAAATCGTTAATGTGGGTGACGAAATTCTGGTTAAAGTATTGAAGTTTGACCGTGATCGTAACCGTGTTTCGCTTGGCCTTAAGCAGCTGGGTGAAGATCCATGGGTAGCTGTTAAGAATCGCTTCCCAGAAGGTGCTCGTACCTCTGGCCGAGTAACTAACTTAACTGACTACGGCTGTTTCGTTGAGCTTGAAGAAGGTGTTGAAGGCTTAGTTCACGTTTCTGAAATGGACTGGACTAATAAAAACATCCACCCATCAAAAGTAGTTCAATTGGGTGATGAAGTTGAAGTTCAAGTACTAGACATCGACGAAGAGCGCCGTCGTATTTCCTTGGGTATCAAGCAATGTAAAGTTAACCCATGGGAAGAGTTCTCTACCAAGAACAACAAAGGTGACAAAGTTAAAGGTAACATCAAGTCTATTACTGACTTTGGTATCTTTATTGGTCTTGATGGTGCAATTGATGGTCTGGTGCACTTGTCTGACATTTCTTGGAGCGAGGCAGGTGAAGAAGCCGTTCGTAAATACAAGAAAGGTGAAGAAATCGAGACTGTTATCCTGTCTATCGATCCAGAGCGTGAGCGTATTTCCTTAGGTGTCAAGCAGCTTGAAGAAGATCCGTTTGCTTCTTATGCAAGCTTGCATGAAAAAGGCTCTATCGTAAAAGGTGTGATTAAAGAAGTGACTGCTAAAGCAGCGGTTATCACCTTAGCTAATGAAGTGGAAGGTACTCTGAAAGCTTCTGAAATTAGTCGTGATCGAGTTGAGGATGCGACTAATGTCTTAAAAGAAGGCGAAGAGCTTGATACTAAAATCATTAGCATTGACCGTAAAAACCGTGTAATCAGCTTGTCAATTAAGGCAAAAGATGAGGCGGATGAGAAAGCGGCATTAAAAGAGTTGCGGAAGCAAGAGCTGGAAGCTTCTGGTCCTACTACAATTGGTGACCTGATTAAAGCTCAAATGGATGGTGGCAAAGAATAA
- the pseB gene encoding UDP-N-acetylglucosamine 4,6-dehydratase (inverting), whose product MFDGKDILITGGTGSFGKQYVKTILTRYKPNRLIIFSRDELKQYEMEQQYNDPCMRYFIGDVRDKERLKQAMRGVNFVIHAAALKQVPAAEYNPVECIKTNIHGAENVINAVLENNVEKVIALSTDKAAHPINLYGATKLASDKLFVAANNMAGRHKTRFSVVRYGNVVGSRGSVVPLFKTLIQQEVKALPITDHRMTRFWITLQQGVDFILKNFERMNGGEIFVPKIPSIRISDLAKAMAPNIEHKIIGVRPGEKLHEIMCPADDSHLTLEFEDHYVLRPTIKFTGRVNGYKINACGEKGLPVKQGFEYNSGTNEKFLSIEEIIEFNKMAGIY is encoded by the coding sequence ATGTTTGATGGAAAAGATATACTTATCACTGGTGGTACGGGATCATTTGGTAAGCAGTATGTAAAGACGATACTTACTCGATATAAGCCTAATAGATTAATTATATTTTCAAGAGACGAGCTTAAACAATATGAGATGGAGCAGCAGTATAACGATCCCTGTATGCGTTATTTTATTGGAGATGTTCGTGACAAAGAACGTTTAAAGCAAGCAATGAGGGGAGTCAATTTTGTGATCCATGCTGCAGCGTTAAAACAAGTCCCCGCAGCAGAATATAATCCGGTTGAGTGTATAAAAACAAATATTCATGGGGCTGAAAATGTAATTAATGCAGTTCTAGAAAATAATGTTGAAAAAGTAATAGCACTTTCAACGGATAAAGCTGCTCATCCAATCAACCTATATGGTGCAACAAAACTTGCTTCTGATAAATTATTTGTAGCAGCAAACAATATGGCAGGTAGACATAAAACACGATTCAGTGTAGTTAGATATGGAAATGTAGTTGGATCTCGAGGATCTGTAGTTCCATTGTTTAAGACGTTAATACAACAAGAGGTAAAAGCACTTCCAATTACTGATCATAGAATGACTAGATTTTGGATTACGTTACAACAAGGTGTTGATTTTATTTTAAAGAATTTTGAACGAATGAATGGTGGTGAGATTTTTGTACCAAAAATTCCTTCTATACGGATTAGTGATTTAGCCAAAGCAATGGCACCAAATATAGAGCATAAAATTATTGGAGTCAGACCAGGTGAAAAATTACACGAAATTATGTGTCCTGCTGATGATTCTCATTTAACGCTTGAGTTTGAAGACCATTATGTGTTACGCCCTACAATAAAATTCACAGGAAGAGTAAATGGGTATAAAATTAATGCGTGTGGTGAAAAAGGACTCCCGGTGAAACAAGGTTTTGAGTATAACTCTGGAACAAATGAAAAATTTTTATCTATAGAAGAAATAATAGAGTTTAATAAAATGGCGGGGATATACTAA
- the pseF gene encoding pseudaminic acid cytidylyltransferase yields MNIAIIPARGGSKRIKNKNIKIFCGKPIIAYSIEAAQVSNCFEKVIVSTDSEEIANVARAAGAEIPFTRPDYISDDYADTISVIKHAVEFYKEKNQFFDNVCCIYATAPFVTGDIIYKGLINLKNSNSDYAITVTDFSFPIQRAIKITEQGRIKMIQPDHYQTRSQDLIKTYHDAGQLYWGKSNAFLEKKPIFSESTVPIILPRNQVQDIDTEDDWIEAEFKYKLINDL; encoded by the coding sequence TTGAATATTGCAATTATTCCGGCCAGAGGTGGTAGTAAACGCATAAAAAATAAAAATATAAAAATATTTTGTGGGAAGCCAATAATTGCCTATTCAATTGAAGCAGCACAAGTAAGTAACTGTTTTGAAAAAGTGATTGTTTCAACTGACAGTGAAGAAATAGCAAATGTGGCGCGAGCTGCAGGAGCAGAAATACCATTTACAAGGCCAGATTATATTTCAGATGACTATGCAGACACAATTTCAGTGATTAAGCATGCAGTAGAATTTTATAAAGAAAAAAATCAGTTTTTTGATAATGTGTGCTGTATATATGCAACAGCTCCTTTTGTTACTGGTGATATAATATATAAAGGTTTAATAAATTTAAAAAATAGTAACAGTGATTATGCAATAACAGTTACAGACTTTTCGTTTCCTATTCAACGGGCAATAAAAATTACTGAGCAAGGTCGAATCAAAATGATTCAGCCAGATCATTACCAAACACGCTCACAGGATCTGATAAAGACATATCATGATGCTGGACAACTTTATTGGGGAAAAAGTAATGCTTTTTTAGAAAAAAAACCAATTTTTTCTGAATCAACAGTCCCTATAATATTACCAAGAAATCAGGTTCAAGACATTGATACAGAAGATGATTGGATTGAAGCTGAATTTAAATATAAATTGATAAATGATTTATAA
- a CDS encoding transcription termination/antitermination NusG family protein, producing MWYLIRSKLREDKRAVFHLENQHFSVYCSFITKKNGKEEPLFPGYLFLEANNAKSIVQ from the coding sequence ATGTGGTATCTTATTAGATCAAAGCTGCGAGAAGATAAAAGAGCGGTATTTCACTTAGAAAACCAGCACTTTTCTGTTTATTGCTCTTTTATAACTAAGAAAAACGGCAAGGAAGAGCCTTTATTTCCGGGTTATTTATTTTTAGAAGCAAATAATGCTAAATCAATTGTTCAGTAA
- the pseC gene encoding UDP-4-amino-4,6-dideoxy-N-acetyl-beta-L-altrosamine transaminase, which translates to MIPYGKQSIDQNDIDSVVKVLKSDFLTQGPMVPLFEGAIAEKVGVNHAVAVNSATSALHLACLALNVGKGDIVWTSPITFVASANCALYCDASIDFIDIDPKTFNICLIKLEKKLQKAELDKKIPKVVIPVHLCGTSCDMEAIYQLSKRFGFHIIEDASHAIGGYYQGIPIGSCKYSDITIFSFHPVKIITTAEGGMAVTACSDLADKMILLRNHGITRDTEQMTHESDGPWYYQQISLGFNYRMTDIQAALGLSQLSRLDEFVEDRNKLATRYKIMLDSLPVSPQYIQKYNYSSFHLYVIRIELNKTHLTYREIFERLRAKGIGVNVHYIPIHTQPFYKTKGFKKGDFPSAEAYYENAMSLPIFHYMSQEQQNKVVKTLQDILG; encoded by the coding sequence ATGATACCTTATGGTAAACAGAGTATTGATCAAAATGATATTGACTCTGTAGTTAAAGTATTAAAGTCTGATTTTCTTACGCAGGGACCAATGGTTCCTTTATTTGAAGGTGCTATAGCAGAAAAAGTAGGTGTTAATCATGCCGTTGCTGTAAATAGTGCTACATCTGCATTACACTTAGCATGCTTAGCATTAAATGTTGGAAAAGGGGATATTGTATGGACGTCACCCATTACTTTTGTAGCATCAGCAAACTGTGCTTTGTATTGTGATGCATCAATTGACTTTATTGATATTGACCCAAAAACATTTAATATATGTCTAATAAAATTAGAAAAGAAACTACAAAAAGCTGAATTAGATAAAAAAATCCCAAAAGTTGTAATTCCAGTTCATCTGTGTGGTACATCTTGTGATATGGAGGCAATTTACCAATTAAGTAAACGATTTGGTTTTCACATTATTGAAGATGCTTCTCACGCTATTGGAGGGTATTATCAAGGGATCCCTATAGGAAGTTGTAAATACAGTGATATTACAATATTTAGCTTTCATCCAGTTAAAATTATTACTACGGCTGAAGGTGGTATGGCAGTAACTGCTTGCTCAGATCTAGCCGATAAAATGATTTTACTGCGAAATCATGGAATTACTCGTGATACAGAGCAGATGACACATGAGTCTGATGGGCCATGGTATTACCAACAAATATCGCTTGGTTTTAACTATAGGATGACAGATATACAAGCTGCACTTGGTTTGAGTCAGTTAAGTCGGCTAGACGAGTTTGTGGAAGATAGGAATAAGCTAGCAACAAGATATAAAATTATGTTAGATTCGTTGCCAGTTTCACCACAATATATACAAAAATATAATTACTCTAGTTTTCATCTATACGTTATTCGTATAGAGCTAAATAAAACGCATTTAACCTATCGAGAAATATTTGAAAGGCTTCGAGCAAAAGGTATTGGAGTTAATGTTCACTATATACCAATTCACACACAGCCTTTTTATAAAACGAAGGGATTTAAGAAAGGTGACTTTCCCTCTGCTGAAGCATATTACGAAAACGCAATGAGTTTACCTATTTTTCACTACATGAGTCAAGAACAGCAAAATAAGGTTGTAAAAACATTACAGGATATTTTAGGTTGA
- the lapB gene encoding lipopolysaccharide assembly protein LapB — MNDTVYLLGFFCAIAIGFWLGRRDKRKKVRKSKERLSKEYFIGLNYLLNEQTNEAIDTFIKALETNPDSQETFDTCIALGRLFCKRGEVDRAIRVHQSLLARPSLTKKQSLMVQLELSRDYYSAGLLDRSEGLLTQLVEVSAGFQVEALELLLAIYQQEKEWLLAIEIGKKLLKNNVVSYSNLVAHFYCELAEEQVAKSNTTEGREYLKQALKYNKQCVRASLVLGKLEYSQGNLKESLKALQKIYNQDPDYISESVPLLEELRTEQSGSIQKSVNSYLQKCLKDYPSVAIVLSLAKEIEMKQGAKDAGKFIAEQLARRPSLRGLNQLIDIHIGIAEGKSKKNLGLLRELTRKLSDGKPLYRCINCGFSGQELHWQCPSCQHWGEVKPIHGVEGQ; from the coding sequence TTGAACGATACGGTTTACTTGCTTGGTTTTTTTTGCGCAATTGCCATTGGGTTTTGGTTAGGGCGTCGAGATAAGCGCAAAAAAGTTAGAAAGTCAAAGGAGCGGCTATCTAAAGAGTATTTTATTGGCTTGAATTATTTGTTGAATGAACAAACCAATGAAGCAATTGATACTTTTATTAAAGCACTAGAAACCAACCCAGATAGCCAAGAGACATTCGACACTTGCATTGCATTAGGAAGGCTATTTTGTAAGCGTGGTGAAGTTGATCGAGCAATTAGAGTTCATCAAAGCCTATTAGCACGGCCAAGTCTTACTAAAAAACAATCTTTGATGGTGCAGTTGGAACTATCACGGGACTATTACTCGGCTGGATTGTTGGACAGGTCTGAAGGTTTGTTGACACAACTGGTAGAAGTCAGTGCCGGTTTTCAAGTCGAAGCGCTAGAGTTATTACTTGCAATTTATCAGCAAGAAAAAGAATGGCTTTTAGCTATTGAAATTGGGAAGAAATTATTAAAGAATAATGTGGTCAGCTACTCAAATTTGGTCGCTCACTTTTATTGTGAGCTTGCTGAAGAACAAGTAGCCAAGTCGAATACAACTGAAGGTAGGGAATATTTAAAGCAAGCGTTGAAGTATAACAAACAATGTGTACGAGCAAGCTTGGTTTTAGGTAAGCTGGAATACAGCCAAGGGAATTTAAAAGAGTCATTAAAAGCATTACAGAAAATATATAATCAGGACCCAGACTATATATCAGAATCAGTCCCTCTATTAGAAGAATTACGTACAGAGCAGTCAGGGTCTATACAAAAATCAGTAAATAGTTACTTACAGAAGTGCTTAAAGGATTACCCGTCAGTAGCTATAGTTTTATCACTAGCAAAAGAAATAGAAATGAAACAAGGGGCTAAAGATGCTGGCAAGTTTATAGCTGAACAGCTTGCTAGGCGCCCCTCATTAAGAGGCTTGAATCAGCTTATAGATATCCATATTGGTATCGCTGAAGGCAAGTCAAAAAAGAATCTAGGATTGTTAAGGGAACTAACAAGGAAACTCTCCGATGGAAAGCCACTCTACCGCTGCATTAACTGCGGCTTCTCAGGTCAAGAACTGCACTGGCAATGTCCCAGCTGTCAGCACTGGGGTGAAGTTAAGCCCATACATGGTGTTGAAGGTCAGTAA